One genomic window of Candidatus Omnitrophota bacterium includes the following:
- a CDS encoding NAD+ synthase — MKIKIIKWIKKQVSRAKAGGLVLGLSGGLDSCVAAVLAIKALGKNRVLSLILPCHSHNNDLKHARMVSRKFGIKNKVIDLSGIYDSLLKALPAADRMTRANLRPRLRMMVLYYFARKLKYLVCGTSNKSELMTGYFTKYGDGASDILPIGDLVKSRVKALARELGIPEAVIAKPPTAGLWDGQTDEADLGITYLELDDILLRLGKRRKQVIAGAKVNKVKRLIKNSEHKRHKPAVCRI, encoded by the coding sequence ATGAAGATCAAGATCATAAAATGGATCAAGAAACAGGTGTCCCGGGCTAAAGCGGGCGGTTTGGTTTTAGGCTTAAGCGGAGGATTGGATTCCTGCGTAGCCGCTGTCCTGGCAATTAAAGCCTTGGGAAAGAACAGGGTTTTGAGTTTGATATTGCCCTGTCACAGCCATAATAACGACTTAAAGCATGCCCGGATGGTCAGCCGGAAATTCGGCATAAAGAATAAGGTTATTGATCTTTCAGGGATATATGACAGCCTTTTGAAAGCCTTGCCGGCTGCGGACAGGATGACCCGGGCTAATCTCAGGCCCAGGCTGCGGATGATGGTCCTTTATTATTTTGCCCGGAAATTAAAGTACCTGGTCTGCGGGACGAGCAATAAATCCGAATTAATGACCGGTTATTTCACGAAGTACGGGGATGGGGCCAGCGATATCCTGCCTATTGGGGATCTGGTGAAATCCCGGGTCAAGGCATTGGCGCGTGAGCTGGGCATACCCGAAGCAGTCATAGCTAAACCGCCTACAGCCGGACTCTGGGACGGCCAGACCGATGAAGCGGACCTGGGCATTACTTATCTGGAACTGGATGATATTCTGTTGCGCCTGGGAAAAAGGCGTAAACAGGTCATTGCCGGAGCTAAGGTCAATAAGGTAAAGAGGCTTATTAAGAATTCCGAACATAAAAGGCATAAGCCTGCTGTTTGCAGAATATAG
- a CDS encoding glutamine synthetase family protein, with protein sequence MTNQEILKIVKERKIKFIRLCFTDVLGFLKGFAITPDELPGALEEGMGFDGSSIEGFARIEESDMIAKPDTGTFAILPDGDYAVARMFCDIYEPGGKPFAGDPRFVLKKMMARAKDMGYTFNVGPELEYFYFANSAEAKPLDQGGYFDLVPLDVAQDLRRDTILSMQSLGIKVEYSHHEVAASQHEIDLRYDDALTMADNVMTYRLIVKETARKHGVYATFMPKPIFGINGSGMHVHQSLFKGAKNAFFDKDGKYHLSEIGRSYTAGLLKHAQEITSITSQWVNSYKRLIPGYEAPVYICWAQMNRSALIRVPMYKPGKEKATRIEYRSPDPACNPYLAFSVMLAAGLDGIENKYKLAEPANDNIYDMSEEVRAKAGIKSLPEDLLEAIKITESSKLIKDCLGDKVFAYFIRNKKMEWDEYKMQVTKYEVDKYLPIL encoded by the coding sequence ATGACCAATCAGGAGATACTGAAGATAGTCAAGGAGCGCAAGATAAAGTTTATCCGCTTATGTTTCACCGATGTCCTGGGTTTTTTGAAAGGGTTTGCTATTACCCCTGATGAATTGCCCGGTGCATTGGAAGAGGGAATGGGATTTGACGGTTCGTCGATCGAGGGGTTTGCCCGTATCGAGGAATCGGATATGATCGCCAAACCTGATACCGGCACATTCGCTATCCTGCCTGACGGGGATTACGCGGTCGCCAGGATGTTCTGCGATATCTATGAGCCCGGCGGCAAGCCTTTTGCCGGCGATCCCAGGTTTGTATTGAAGAAGATGATGGCCCGGGCAAAGGATATGGGCTATACATTTAATGTCGGGCCGGAACTTGAATATTTTTATTTCGCGAATTCCGCGGAAGCTAAGCCTCTGGACCAGGGCGGTTATTTTGACCTGGTTCCTCTGGATGTGGCCCAGGACCTGAGGAGAGACACTATCTTAAGCATGCAGTCGTTGGGCATTAAAGTTGAATACAGCCATCATGAGGTAGCTGCCAGCCAGCATGAAATAGACCTGCGTTATGATGATGCTCTGACTATGGCCGATAATGTCATGACCTATCGTCTGATAGTCAAGGAGACGGCGCGCAAACACGGGGTTTACGCCACGTTCATGCCTAAGCCCATATTCGGGATAAACGGCTCCGGAATGCATGTGCACCAGTCTTTGTTCAAGGGGGCGAAGAACGCGTTCTTTGACAAAGACGGCAAGTATCATCTTTCCGAGATCGGCAGGTCTTATACCGCCGGGCTTTTGAAGCATGCGCAGGAGATTACTTCGATAACCAGCCAGTGGGTAAATTCTTATAAAAGGCTGATACCTGGATATGAGGCGCCGGTCTATATCTGTTGGGCGCAGATGAACCGTTCCGCGCTAATCCGGGTCCCGATGTATAAGCCCGGAAAAGAAAAAGCGACCCGTATTGAGTACCGCTCGCCTGATCCGGCGTGCAACCCGTATCTGGCCTTCTCGGTAATGCTTGCCGCAGGCCTTGACGGCATTGAGAATAAATATAAGTTAGCCGAACCTGCCAATGATAATATATACGATATGAGCGAAGAGGTCAGGGCCAAGGCCGGGATCAAGTCTTTACCGGAAGACCTGCTTGAGGCGATCAAGATCACCGAGAGCAGCAAATTGATAAAGGACTGCCTGGGTGATAAGGTGTTCGCTTATTTCATTCGCAATAAGAAGATGGAATGGGATGAATATAAGATGCAGGTGACTAAGTATGAGGTGGATAAGTATTTGCCGATATTGTAA
- a CDS encoding GAF and ANTAR domain-containing protein: MKKSVLKKEDNYQPYLKQIEGLSQVANLIARGAYLDELLRLIVNVTAEVMNSKISSLMLFDGARKELIVKATQSISEAYNKKPNIKLGEGIAGRVALENKPICVVDLKKDPRYLNDTIAKKEGLFSLACVPLTVRNRVIGVLNCYTPKKHEFSKTELGILSAMANQAALAIENAELAVRARSAEEALATRKLVERAKDILALEANIPPQEAYRLIQKQSMDSRKSMRDIAEAIILAKDIKPK, translated from the coding sequence ATGAAGAAGAGCGTATTAAAAAAAGAAGATAACTATCAGCCGTATTTAAAGCAGATCGAAGGGCTTTCCCAGGTCGCCAATCTTATTGCCCGCGGCGCGTACCTCGATGAGCTTTTACGCCTGATCGTCAATGTCACAGCCGAGGTGATGAATTCCAAGATATCTTCGCTGATGCTTTTTGATGGAGCCAGGAAAGAGTTGATAGTAAAGGCGACCCAGTCCATATCCGAGGCCTACAATAAGAAGCCGAATATAAAGTTAGGTGAGGGGATAGCCGGGAGGGTCGCTTTGGAGAACAAGCCGATCTGCGTGGTAGATCTGAAGAAAGACCCCAGGTATTTAAACGACACTATCGCTAAGAAAGAAGGGTTGTTTTCTCTGGCTTGCGTCCCGCTGACCGTGAGAAACCGGGTTATCGGCGTGTTGAATTGCTATACGCCCAAGAAACACGAATTCAGCAAGACCGAACTGGGAATCCTCAGCGCTATGGCGAATCAAGCGGCGCTGGCTATAGAGAACGCAGAACTGGCTGTCCGGGCGCGCAGCGCGGAAGAGGCGTTGGCGACCCGCAAGCTGGTTGAGCGGGCCAAGGATATCCTTGCCCTGGAAGCGAATATCCCTCCTCAGGAAGCATATCGTCTGATCCAGAAGCAATCAATGGATTCCCGCAAGTCAATGCGCGATATCGCCGAGGCGATCATCCTGGCCAAAGACATCAAACCCAAATAG
- a CDS encoding Lrp/AsnC family transcriptional regulator: MMDEILEILEKDCRTTSEEIAKMLKKKPAEVKKAVAKYEKDGVILKYKAVINRELVRDSDNEVRALIEVNLIPQKDVGFDKIAERIYLFPEVSSCFLLSGTYDLLLIVRGKDIHTVSRFISEKLSPMENVRGVVTHFLLKKYKEDGVILKQKEDNKRIAISY, encoded by the coding sequence ATGATGGACGAGATATTGGAGATATTGGAGAAAGACTGCCGGACTACCAGCGAAGAGATAGCCAAGATGCTGAAGAAAAAACCGGCTGAGGTGAAAAAGGCGGTAGCCAAATATGAAAAGGACGGAGTGATCCTCAAGTATAAGGCGGTCATCAACCGGGAATTGGTCCGCGATTCCGATAATGAGGTCCGGGCGCTGATCGAGGTAAATCTTATACCCCAGAAGGATGTGGGTTTTGATAAGATCGCCGAACGGATATACCTCTTCCCGGAAGTTTCAAGCTGTTTTTTGCTTTCCGGGACATATGACCTTTTGTTGATCGTAAGGGGCAAAGATATCCATACTGTTTCCAGGTTCATCTCCGAAAAGCTTTCCCCGATGGAAAATGTCAGAGGCGTGGTCACGCATTTTTTGCTGAAGAAATACAAGGAAGACGGAGTGATCTTAAAACAAAAAGAGGATAATAAAAGGATAGCTATTTCGTATTAA
- a CDS encoding aminotransferase class I/II-fold pyridoxal phosphate-dependent enzyme, which produces MNKNIVATKVEQMQPSGIRVFFDLVLGMKDIISLGVGEPDFVTPWQIREAGITSLEEGFTSYTSNKGLYKLRLSISRHLKNKYGLEYSPDDEILVTVGVSEGIDLALRTIVNPGDKILVPRPGYVSYGPMAELAGGIPVYIDTSKDGFKLTPENISRCIDKKTKGIILNYPVNPTGVSYTRKELEAIKKVLLKHGILCMSDEIYSDLTYDFEHISFPSLSGAKENTVYFNGFSKSFAMTGWRVGYACGPKAIIDAMTKIHQYTIMCVPITSQMAACEALQTGKRSVEEMKREYKRRREFVFSELNRIGLTCSKPQGAFYAFASVKKTGMHCMDFARKLLAEQKVAVVPGTAFGEQFTDFIRISYASSFDNLKEAFSRMAACMADIKR; this is translated from the coding sequence ATGAATAAAAATATTGTCGCCACAAAAGTCGAGCAGATGCAGCCCTCAGGCATACGGGTATTCTTTGACCTTGTCCTGGGTATGAAGGATATTATATCCCTGGGTGTGGGAGAGCCGGATTTTGTCACGCCGTGGCAGATCCGTGAAGCAGGGATCACTTCCCTTGAAGAAGGCTTTACCTCGTATACCTCGAATAAGGGGCTGTATAAGCTGCGTCTGTCGATCAGCCGCCACCTGAAGAATAAATACGGACTGGAATATTCGCCTGACGACGAGATATTGGTTACCGTGGGCGTAAGCGAAGGGATCGATTTGGCTTTGCGCACGATCGTCAACCCCGGGGATAAGATCCTGGTGCCGAGGCCGGGTTATGTCTCTTACGGCCCGATGGCTGAGCTTGCGGGCGGGATACCGGTATATATCGACACTTCCAAAGACGGGTTCAAGCTGACCCCGGAGAATATTTCTCGGTGCATCGACAAAAAGACCAAAGGCATCATCCTGAATTATCCCGTTAATCCCACCGGGGTTTCTTATACCCGAAAGGAGCTGGAGGCGATAAAAAAGGTCCTGTTAAAGCACGGTATTTTATGTATGTCGGATGAGATCTATAGTGATCTCACCTACGATTTTGAGCATATCTCTTTCCCGTCGTTGAGCGGGGCAAAGGAAAACACCGTTTATTTCAACGGATTCTCTAAAAGTTTTGCCATGACCGGCTGGCGCGTGGGGTATGCCTGCGGGCCCAAGGCGATTATCGACGCGATGACTAAGATACATCAATATACGATAATGTGCGTGCCTATTACCAGCCAGATGGCGGCATGCGAGGCGTTGCAGACAGGTAAGCGGTCTGTCGAAGAAATGAAGCGGGAATATAAGCGAAGGCGGGAATTCGTTTTTAGCGAACTTAACCGTATCGGATTAACCTGTTCCAAGCCCCAGGGCGCATTTTACGCTTTCGCCTCGGTGAAGAAGACCGGCATGCACTGCATGGATTTTGCCAGGAAACTGCTGGCTGAGCAGAAAGTCGCGGTTGTCCCCGGGACAGCTTTCGGGGAGCAATTCACGGATTTTATCCGTATCTCATACGCCTCGAGTTTTGATAATCTTAAAGAGGCGTTCAGCCGGATGGCCGCGTGCATGGCGGACATTAAAAGATAA
- a CDS encoding Na/Pi cotransporter family protein encodes MSEGLHKACGDRMRRILHNLTGNPVKGVLVGACITSVIQSSSATTVMVVGFVNAGLMNMIQALGVIFGANIGTTITGQLIAFRLTAYALPIIGLGMLILLVCPKKKHKYIGEFLLGFGILFLGLNILTGVVEPLGQYPWFKNIFISFSKNPFLGILAGFVVTATLQSSSVGTGMVIGLAMVNLIDLKAAIPLVLGCDIGTCVTALIASVNTNIAAKRVAVGHILFNIIGALIFLPFLGVFENLAIHTSSMLPRQIANANTLFKIINTVIFLVFVKYYAAFLTKIVKGKEEEDVDYLPKYLERHLLNTPPIAIEAAIKEIVRVMYLTKKMVNAAMNGLLRNENKNLEKIVRNEEAVDSLRDAITNYLVEIMQQELSPQESKKIPPLIHAINDVERIGDHAENLRALAEQRIDSNISLSREALDELRTMFVDLNLMIDSAIGALSSNNIDEAKKVLDQEPEINTLRDRLKNNHVKRLENRVCNVPSGVIFLDTINNLEKIGDHLVNVAQAVKQGL; translated from the coding sequence ATGAGCGAGGGCCTGCATAAAGCCTGCGGGGACAGGATGCGCAGGATACTGCATAACCTTACCGGCAATCCTGTAAAAGGCGTTTTAGTCGGAGCGTGTATCACTTCGGTCATTCAGTCTTCTTCCGCCACTACTGTTATGGTCGTGGGGTTTGTTAATGCAGGGTTAATGAATATGATCCAGGCTTTAGGGGTTATATTCGGCGCCAATATCGGAACGACAATAACCGGGCAATTGATCGCTTTCCGGCTTACCGCATACGCGCTTCCTATTATAGGCTTGGGCATGCTTATTTTATTGGTTTGCCCGAAGAAAAAGCATAAATATATCGGCGAGTTCTTGCTGGGTTTTGGCATTCTTTTTTTGGGGTTGAATATACTTACCGGCGTAGTAGAACCTCTTGGCCAGTATCCGTGGTTCAAGAATATATTCATCAGTTTCAGTAAAAACCCCTTTTTAGGGATATTGGCCGGTTTTGTGGTCACCGCCACCTTGCAGAGCAGCTCGGTTGGGACCGGTATGGTAATCGGTTTGGCAATGGTAAACCTGATCGATCTAAAGGCGGCAATACCGCTAGTATTGGGCTGCGATATCGGGACTTGCGTTACGGCGTTGATCGCTTCAGTGAACACGAATATTGCCGCGAAGCGGGTCGCGGTAGGCCATATATTGTTTAATATCATCGGCGCGCTGATATTCCTGCCGTTTCTGGGGGTATTTGAAAACCTGGCTATTCATACATCGAGCATGCTGCCCCGGCAGATCGCTAACGCGAATACCTTGTTTAAGATAATAAATACGGTTATATTTCTGGTATTTGTGAAGTATTACGCGGCTTTTCTCACGAAAATAGTGAAAGGCAAGGAAGAAGAGGATGTCGATTATTTGCCTAAATACCTGGAACGGCATCTGCTGAATACTCCACCCATAGCTATTGAAGCCGCGATCAAAGAGATCGTCAGGGTTATGTATTTGACCAAAAAAATGGTCAATGCCGCTATGAACGGTTTATTGAGGAATGAAAACAAGAACCTGGAAAAGATCGTCCGCAACGAAGAGGCGGTCGATTCTTTGAGGGACGCGATCACGAATTATCTGGTTGAGATCATGCAGCAGGAATTAAGCCCGCAGGAATCGAAAAAGATACCGCCGCTTATCCACGCGATCAATGATGTGGAAAGGATCGGCGACCACGCGGAGAATTTAAGAGCCTTGGCTGAACAGAGGATCGACAGCAATATTTCTCTTTCCCGGGAAGCGCTGGATGAATTAAGAACGATGTTTGTTGATTTGAACCTGATGATCGACAGCGCGATCGGCGCCTTGTCTTCGAATAACATTGATGAGGCGAAGAAAGTGCTCGATCAGGAGCCGGAGATCAATACATTAAGAGACAGGTTAAAGAACAACCATGTAAAACGCCTTGAAAACCGGGTTTGTAATGTCCCTTCCGGGGTGATTTTTCTGGATACTATAAACAACCTGGAAAAGATCGGGGATCATCTTGTTAATGTGGCTCAAGCCGTAAAACAGGGGTTATGA
- a CDS encoding Ig-like domain-containing protein: protein MDLVALALFCCIWFFAYCQSAEAGEIQTSKGKVITGIDTDEALKKYGMPDSIRDDFWYYSPPREFFIYFPGKTEQVYLYPQACKSPPGEAIAFRVFAGTPESGITDVSADSKILVSDPKACKVTGRNVVIPRYTGEYQVFAGYNGRLSGPAYLSCKEVERQEGKKVIINVLPYKARVPMGRVTEFTALGVFPLEGYTVKDISAKAKWFIRQDTNVMPCRNNTLSFSSAGKFDVFCEYADEQSPVQPVYARKSRDNPPHILRNILLLPESVKLKVKQTVFLKAFGTYYDNKVVDITADVRWLISDKKIGNILQNGVFYARTPGSTEITASFAGRLKSLPIRISVRESVDPERNRTKSDKPPEKDPDEDKNKDNDNETPLNRPGQEDADDPVRQTQNDGNRMNGKALKKQVKLVRIKISPGDLKVPSGKEAGLKAVAIYSDGREKDITSVGDWAARDENIAVVAQGRLSGLSAGKTNVSVKMRGVESEPVPVTVTGPDLLSIIVAPQKAKLSRLDRMRLKAQGYYSDFSFKDITLQAAWPVTGRRILKVEKSVIIPLGFGKTVINAEYAGVRSLPVSVEIVFTWAWFWRVCRMILAQLVLVLFLLFLIFYLMIKHKAKKILGLKDNPRGFISAAYNNLKRVMGIFGFQDRPGQAPLTFARLAEEKFRIKGRVFISLTEKLEEALYSRNSLSFEDVNSANLYYELALKDISANYGKVSLALKYLRALVKMTPFALKTTKY, encoded by the coding sequence ATGGATCTTGTCGCTCTGGCGTTATTTTGCTGCATATGGTTTTTTGCTTATTGCCAGTCGGCAGAAGCCGGGGAAATCCAGACTTCAAAGGGCAAAGTCATCACCGGCATCGATACGGATGAGGCACTCAAGAAATACGGCATGCCTGATTCTATCCGCGATGATTTTTGGTATTATTCTCCCCCGCGGGAATTTTTTATTTATTTCCCGGGCAAGACTGAGCAGGTTTATCTTTATCCGCAGGCCTGCAAATCCCCTCCGGGAGAAGCGATAGCGTTCCGGGTATTTGCCGGTACCCCGGAATCCGGGATAACCGATGTTAGCGCGGATTCGAAAATACTGGTTAGTGACCCTAAGGCCTGCAAGGTCACTGGGCGAAACGTTGTTATCCCGCGATATACCGGCGAGTATCAGGTTTTTGCCGGGTATAATGGGAGATTGAGCGGCCCGGCTTATCTTAGCTGCAAAGAAGTAGAGCGGCAAGAAGGCAAAAAGGTAATTATAAATGTCCTGCCGTATAAAGCGCGAGTCCCTATGGGCAGAGTTACCGAATTTACGGCATTAGGGGTTTTTCCTCTTGAAGGATATACGGTAAAGGATATCAGCGCCAAGGCCAAATGGTTTATCCGTCAAGACACTAATGTTATGCCTTGCCGGAATAATACACTTTCTTTTTCTTCCGCGGGCAAGTTCGATGTTTTCTGTGAATACGCGGATGAGCAAAGTCCGGTTCAGCCTGTCTATGCCAGGAAAAGCCGCGATAATCCGCCGCATATTCTGAGGAATATACTTCTTTTACCTGAATCAGTCAAGCTTAAAGTAAAACAAACGGTGTTTCTGAAAGCCTTCGGGACATACTATGATAATAAAGTGGTTGATATCACCGCGGATGTGCGCTGGTTGATTTCCGATAAAAAAATAGGGAATATACTGCAAAACGGTGTCTTTTACGCCCGGACCCCGGGAAGCACCGAGATAACCGCCAGTTTTGCCGGCCGCCTGAAGAGTTTGCCTATAAGAATATCCGTTAGAGAATCCGTTGATCCCGAGAGAAATAGGACCAAGTCTGATAAGCCGCCGGAGAAAGACCCCGACGAGGATAAAAATAAAGATAATGATAATGAAACGCCCCTGAACCGGCCCGGCCAGGAGGATGCCGATGACCCGGTCCGGCAAACTCAGAACGATGGCAATCGGATGAATGGCAAGGCGTTAAAAAAACAGGTTAAATTGGTCCGGATAAAGATATCCCCCGGGGATCTTAAAGTGCCTTCCGGCAAAGAAGCCGGATTAAAGGCTGTCGCTATATACAGTGACGGAAGGGAAAAAGATATTACTTCGGTTGGTGATTGGGCGGCGCGTGATGAAAACATCGCTGTTGTTGCCCAGGGCAGACTTTCCGGATTGTCCGCCGGAAAAACTAATGTCAGCGTGAAGATGCGGGGAGTGGAAAGCGAGCCTGTGCCGGTCACGGTTACGGGCCCGGACCTGCTTTCTATAATAGTTGCTCCGCAGAAAGCTAAATTATCCCGCCTTGACCGGATGCGATTAAAAGCGCAAGGTTATTATTCGGATTTTTCGTTTAAGGATATAACTTTACAAGCGGCTTGGCCGGTCACCGGACGGCGGATATTGAAAGTCGAGAAGTCCGTGATCATTCCTTTGGGATTCGGTAAAACTGTGATCAACGCCGAATATGCCGGGGTAAGATCGCTTCCGGTGAGCGTTGAGATAGTTTTTACCTGGGCCTGGTTTTGGCGGGTATGCCGCATGATTCTGGCGCAACTTGTTTTGGTTTTATTTTTATTGTTTCTCATATTTTATCTGATGATCAAACACAAGGCTAAAAAGATCCTCGGGCTCAAGGACAATCCCCGGGGATTTATCAGCGCGGCCTACAATAATTTGAAGCGGGTTATGGGTATATTTGGTTTTCAGGACCGGCCAGGCCAGGCGCCATTGACCTTTGCCAGGCTGGCCGAAGAAAAATTCCGCATAAAAGGCCGGGTATTTATCAGCTTGACCGAGAAATTGGAGGAAGCCTTGTATAGCCGAAATTCGCTTAGCTTTGAAGACGTTAATTCAGCCAATTTGTATTATGAACTGGCATTGAAAGATATATCGGCTAATTATGGAAAGGTTTCCCTGGCGCTTAAATACCTGCGGGCTTTGGTAAAAATGACCCCTTTCGCATTGAAAACGACAAAATATTGA
- a CDS encoding DUF58 domain-containing protein — translation MFRKCAVKWGFLLLIAAANFIIGYRTSIKFFYFFFGFLFCFIFLSLFYAFLSAFIARISFTRKAGAKVVEDDALEIEVTLSNKTILPLFNVVMEDALPCAAPGGKAEFIFFDGLAPGSTLVIKYNCACPDRGIYMLGPFKAYFFDPLGLFFFEKRYNVYSQVYVYPRVFPIYKFPRLAKGVQPWFGINTARSSGDEDEFFGVREYKDGDPIKRIHWPSTAKKNRLIVKQFQNQSFHRATVIFNLEKDKDYGQGKESIAEYTVRIAASVCKYLFDSNVSIEMIAHAGEIVHIPFNRGSEHLDNIFKFLAMARPESGVGLAEIIPEFLSYIPDDTTLIIVATVEDLGYIAQMLPLAKGNISLIPLVLISSTFLEPSGKLEKADILKDINIHIPGLVNFNPVFFTCGVSPQESFLKISQ, via the coding sequence ATGTTCAGGAAATGCGCGGTAAAATGGGGTTTTCTGCTGTTGATCGCGGCCGCTAATTTTATCATCGGCTACAGGACTTCCATAAAATTCTTCTATTTTTTCTTCGGGTTCCTCTTTTGTTTTATCTTTCTTTCATTATTCTACGCCTTCCTGTCCGCGTTTATAGCCAGAATATCGTTTACGCGTAAAGCCGGCGCTAAAGTAGTTGAAGACGACGCCCTCGAGATTGAGGTAACGCTTAGCAACAAAACAATATTGCCGTTGTTTAACGTGGTTATGGAAGACGCGCTGCCTTGCGCCGCGCCGGGGGGGAAGGCTGAATTTATCTTTTTTGACGGCCTTGCCCCAGGCTCCACCCTGGTGATCAAATACAACTGTGCCTGTCCGGACAGGGGCATATATATGTTAGGCCCTTTTAAGGCGTATTTTTTCGATCCCCTGGGCCTGTTTTTCTTTGAAAAGCGGTATAACGTATATTCCCAGGTCTATGTTTATCCCAGGGTGTTCCCTATATACAAATTCCCGCGTTTAGCTAAGGGCGTCCAGCCGTGGTTCGGCATAAATACCGCACGTTCTAGCGGGGATGAGGACGAGTTCTTCGGGGTCAGGGAATATAAGGATGGCGATCCGATAAAACGGATACACTGGCCTTCTACCGCTAAAAAGAACCGGCTGATAGTAAAACAATTCCAGAACCAGAGTTTTCACCGGGCGACGGTCATATTCAATCTGGAAAAGGATAAGGACTACGGCCAGGGCAAGGAAAGTATTGCCGAATACACCGTAAGAATAGCCGCTTCGGTATGCAAATATCTTTTTGACAGCAATGTATCGATAGAAATGATCGCGCACGCCGGCGAGATCGTCCATATTCCGTTCAACCGGGGTTCGGAACACTTGGATAATATCTTTAAATTCCTGGCTATGGCCAGGCCGGAAAGCGGGGTGGGGCTGGCCGAGATAATCCCGGAATTCCTGAGTTATATCCCTGACGATACCACATTGATAATTGTAGCTACAGTAGAGGACCTGGGTTATATCGCCCAGATGCTTCCTTTGGCCAAAGGCAATATATCGCTTATTCCGCTGGTCTTGATATCATCCACGTTCCTGGAGCCTTCCGGCAAACTGGAAAAAGCGGATATCCTCAAAGATATAAATATACACATCCCGGGGTTAGTTAATTTTAATCCGGTGTTCTTTACCTGCGGGGTCTCGCCGCAAGAAAGCTTCCTGAAGATAAGTCAATGA